The window ACCTGTATTTGTGAAAGCAAACGATGTCTCGTATATCTTACCTTCTTCTACTTTTCCAAAATTGTGAAACAACTTATCAAAGAAAATTTTGGGAGCACCAGTCGTATCAATGTAAACTTGAGCTTTGATTGTTATTACTTTTGTCGGATTATCAGGTTCATTAGTTCTTAAATAAATTCTCTGAACTTGATTTCCAAATTTACCGTGAGTATCGAAACGAACATCAAGAAAACCTCTTTCTCCAGCAGCATATTCTTTTTTCTTAAGTGTTCCAACAGAACAACCACAGGAAGCAGAGATATCAAGAATCTTTAATGTATCGCCGCCAGCATTGTAAAATTCAAATGTATGCTGAACAACATCATTCTGTCTGATCTTTCCAAAATCATAAGTATCTTCAACAAACTTAAGTTGCGGTTTAATAAATTGAGCGTAGGATGTAACAATCAGAGCACTCAACATCAAAAAAATTCTCTTAATCATAATTCCTCCACTTTGAAAACTAACAAATGTATACAAATATATTTGATATCTTAGAAAATTACTAAGAGGTGGGTTGATTATTCAATCTTTAATATTGGATAGTTTTTACAATTATAAAGATATCTGAATTTTTCATATTGAACTAATCCGCTCATTGATTGCGGTTCTAATGCAAGAACAATTAAATTTTTCTTTAGTTGATCAGTTGGTATTAAAATATATTCTTGTCCAAGTTCTTCTTTATTTACTCTTTGCTCTTGAATTTGAATATCAACTAAATATTCCCCCTCAATTAAGATCGAATCAATGTTTATAACTTCATATCTACTTATCACTTTATCATCAGGAATGATTTCCGAGTACCTCAAATTATGATCTTGAATAAATTCTACTAATAATTCATCATTCTTTGGAATTAAGTAAGCAAATGGAATTTTTATTTTCAACAAGCTTTCAATTACCGGATGATAATTTGAAATTGAAATGATTGTATCTTTTTCTTCACCAACTAACTTTACTGGTAATTTGAATGACTGACCATCAGGGAAGTGGTCTGATCGAACAATTACGCTGTCCTTTTTAAGAATATCTTTTCTTGCGGCTTCGACAAGTTTTTTAATTTCTTTCTGATTTTGATAACAGAATTTCAAAAGACCAAGCATTGTTTCACATTGTCCCTTTGCTCTTCTCTCAATATTATCAAGATAGAAATCTCTGCCATTTTTACCTTCAAGAATAAATGACAGAGTATTTAAGATTCCAAAACTTTGTCTACCATCATTTATATCGACTGTGCTGTGTCTTAGTCTTTCCTTG is drawn from Ignavibacteria bacterium and contains these coding sequences:
- a CDS encoding DUF1573 domain-containing protein, which produces MIKRIFLMLSALIVTSYAQFIKPQLKFVEDTYDFGKIRQNDVVQHTFEFYNAGGDTLKILDISASCGCSVGTLKKKEYAAGERGFLDVRFDTHGKFGNQVQRIYLRTNEPDNPTKVITIKAQVYIDTTGAPKIFFDKLFHNFGKVEEGKIYETSFAFTNTGQGVLEIVDIHSSCGCAAAIPKKRKLNPGDISEIRVEFNSTNYNGLVTRYVTIRSNDPSNPEVILTIQADVYRK